In Musa acuminata AAA Group cultivar baxijiao chromosome BXJ2-3, Cavendish_Baxijiao_AAA, whole genome shotgun sequence, the following proteins share a genomic window:
- the LOC135607323 gene encoding psbP domain-containing protein 1, chloroplastic-like: MAASIAVMGSISAPRLSSRTRRSAVPPVSASTSTRNENGSSPSCRHHSIAALTRRDVMASVLSSFVFSQLGSCEDTLAEPSVGFREYIDTFDGYTFLYPQNWIQVRGSGADIFFRDPFVLDENLSVELSSPSSSRYKSVEDLGTPQEAANKVLKQYLTEFMSTRLGVRRESNILSASSRIADDGRLYYQVEVNIKSYASNNELAVMPQDRIQRLEWDRRYLSVLGVENNQLYELRLQTPENVFLEEEKDLRDVMDSFRVVKAVN; the protein is encoded by the exons ATGGCCGCATCCATCGCCGTGATGGGTTCGATCTCTGCCCCTCGGCTTTCTTCCCGAACCCGGCGGTCGGCCGTGCCTCCTGTCTCGGCGTCGACGAGCACGAGGAACGAGAACGGCAGCAGCCCCTCCTGCCGCCACCACTCCATCGCCGCAC TTACCAGGAGAGATGTCATGGCTTCTGTGTTGTCGAGTTTTGTATTCTCACAATTGGGATCATGTGAAGATACCTTAGCTGAGCCATCAGTTGGATTCAGAGAGTATATAGATACATTTGATGGCTATACATTTCTCTATCCACAAAATTGGATCCAAGTTAGAGGATCTGGAGCAGACATATTTTTCAGGGACCCTTTTGTTCTTGATGAGAATTTATCTGTGGAGTTGTCTTCTCCTTCATCCTCAAGATATAAAAGTGTCGAAGATTTGGGGACACCACAAGAGGCTGCCAATAAGGTTCTCAAGCAGTATTTAACCGAATTCATGTCTACCAGACTAGGAGTTCGGCGTGAATCAAACATTCTATCAGCATCATCAAGGATTGCTGATGATGGTAGGCTCTACTATCAAGTTGAG GTAAACATTAAATCATATGCAAGCAACAATGAGTTGGCTGTTATGCCACAGGACAGGATACAACGACTTGAATGGGACAGGCGTTACTTATCAGTTCTTGGTGTTGAGAATAACCAGCTGTATGAGTTGAGGTTGCAGACCCCTGAAAATGTGTTTCTTGAGGAAGAAAAGGATCTACGAGACGTCATGGACTCCTTCAGAGTGGTCAAGGCAGTGAACTAA
- the LOC135607322 gene encoding probable boron transporter 2 — translation MEETFVPFRGIKNDLQGRLKCYKQDWTGGFRAGIRILAPTTYIFFASAIPVISFGEQLERSTDGVLTAVQTLASTALCGIVHSIIGGQPLLILGVAEPTVLMYTFMFNFAKDRADLGRNLFLAWSGWVCVWTSFLLFLLAILGACSIINRFTRLAGELFGLLIAMLFMQQAIKGLVDEFRIPERENPKALEFIPSWRFANGMFALVLSFGLLFTALRSRKARSWRYGTGWLRGLIADYGVPLMVLVWTGVSYIPTSSVPKGIPRRLFSPNPWSPGAYENWTVIKEMLNVPFLYILGAFIPATMIAVLYYFDHSVASQLAQQKEFNLRKPASFHYDLLLLGFLTLLCGLIGIPPSNGVIPQSPMHTKSLATLKHQLLRSRLVATARQSMSQNSSLSQLYGNMQDAYRQMQTPLIYQESSARGLMELKDSTVQLASSMGNFDAPVDETVFDIEKEIDDLLPVEVKEQRLSNLLQAMMVGGCVGALPFLRKIPTSVLWGYFAFMAIESLPGNQFWERILLLFTAPSRRFKVLEEQHATFVETVPFKTITFFTLFQTIYLLVCFGITWIPIAGVLFPLMIMLLVPVRQYFLPKLFKGAHLTDLDAAEYEESPPLAYNLAAEIDIAKGCSFAESGEVLDDIVTRSRGEIKHMNSPKLTSSSGTPTNDIRGKTSPWLSDKAYSPRLNELRQDHSPRLGGRGPISPRTVEVGPSKLREGARDSPSK, via the exons ATGGAGGAAACTTTTGTGCCTTTTCGTGGGATCAAGAATGACCTTCAAGGAAGATTGAAGTGTTACAAGCAAGACTGGACTGGTGGTTTCCGGGCAGGCATCAG GATTCTGGCTCCAACTACTTATATATTCTTCGCATCTGCAATCCCTGTTATTTCATTTGGAGAGCAATTGGAAAGAAGTACTG ATGGTGTTCTGACAGCAGTGCAGACTTTAGCATCAACTGCACTGTGTGGAATTGTACACTCAATCATCGGAGGTCAACCTTTGCTGATTCTTGGAGTTGCAGAACCCACAGTACTTATGTACACGTTCATGTTTAACTTTGCCAAGGATAGGGCAGATTTGGGTCGAAACTTGTTTCTGGCATGGAGTGGATG GGTGTGTGTCTGGACTTCCTTCTTGCTATTTTTACTGGCAATCTTAGGTGCATGTTCTATCATCAATCGATTTACTCGTTTAGCTGGAGAGCTTTTCGGTTTGCTGATAGCCATGCTCTTTATGCAACAGGCTATTAAG GGGCTTGTTGATGAGTTCCGCATACCCGAAAGAGAGAACCCAAAGGCGCTAGAATTCATTCCATCTTGGAGATTTGCTAATGGAATGTTTGCTCTGGTTCTGTCATTTGGCCTTCTATTCACCGCACTAAGAAGTAGGAAGGCACGATCGTGGCGCTATGGAACTG GTTGGTTAAGAGGCCTTATTGCAGATTATGGGGTGCCCCTCATGGTCCTTGTCTGGACAGGAGTATCTTATATTCCTACTAGTAGTGTTCCAAAAGGAATCCCTAGACGCCTTTTTAGCCCAAACCCTTGGTCACCTGGAGCATACGAGAATTGGACAGTGATCAAG GAGATGCTCAATGTGCCCTTTCTCTACATTCTTGGAGCTTTCATACCAGCTACGATGATAGCAGTCCTATATTATTTTGATCACAGTGTAGCATCTCAACTTGCTCAACAGAAGGAGTTTAATTTAAGAAAGCCAGCATCATTTCATTATGATCTACTGCTATTGGGCTTCTTG ACTTTATTATGTGGACTTATTGGAATTCCTCCATCTAATGGAGTCATCCCACAGTCGCCAATGCACACAAAGAGTCTGGCCACTCTCAAACATCAA CTTCTTCGAAGTCGACTGGTAGCCACTGCACGCCAAAGTATGAGCCAAAATTCAAGCTTGAGCCAACTGTATGGTAACATGCAAGATGCTTATCGGCAAATGCAGACCCCTTTAATTTACCAAGAGTCATCTGCTCGA GGATTGATGGAGCTAAAAGACTCGACTGTCCAACTTGCTTCAAGTATGGGAAATTTTGATGCACCAGTTGATGAGACGGTATTTGATATCGAAAAGGAAATTGACGATCTTCTACCAGTTGAGGTTAAAGAGCAGCGTCTAAGCAATTTGCTTCAGGCTATGATGGTTGGAGGGTGCGTTGGAGCATTGCCATTCCTCCGGAAAATCCCAACATCTGTTCTATGGGGATATTTTGCTTTCATGGCCATAGAAAGCTTACCAGGAAACCAGTTCTGGGAAAGGATTCTCCTGCTTTTCACTGCACCAAGTAGAAGATTCAA AGTGCTTGAAGAGCAACATGCAACCTTCGTCGAGACCGTGCCTTTCAAGACAATCACTTTCTTTACTCTCTTCCAGACAATTTACTTGCTTGTCTGCTTTGGAATAACATGGATTCCTATAGCTGGTGTCCTTTTTCCACTAATGATCATGCTTTTAGTACCTGTAAGACAATACTTTCTCCCAAAGCTCTTCAAAGGAGCACACCTTACTGATCTAGATGCAGCAGAGTATGAAGAATCACCACCCTTAGCATATAACCTGGCAGCG GAGATCGACATTGCCAAGGGATGCTCCTTTGCAGAGAGTGGGGAGGTCCTGGATGACATAGTCACCAGAAGCCGAGGTGAGATTAAACATATGAATAGCCCCAAACTAACTAGTTCAAGCGGAACCCCAACAAACGACATAAGGGGTAAAACCAGTCCCTGGTTGTCAGACAAAGCCTACAGTCCTAGATTGAATGAACTGAGGCAGGATCATAGTCCTCGGCTTGGGGGACGAGGGCCAATCAGTCCGAGAACTGTAGAGGTTGGACCATCCAAACTCAGAGAAGGTGCTCGGGATTCCCCATCAAAGTAG
- the LOC135607324 gene encoding pentatricopeptide repeat-containing protein At1g08070, chloroplastic-like: protein MSTPLPQHQLFVPSRPQRQRGSPRATRVRGRTLPALLTTGRTPEGNNPPPDPTVDFHRLLSSGTLEPEHIAFPSLFKTCCGLRAAEEGRQLHGQAVKRGLLLSDVFVQRSLLRMYARFLACDDALKVFERCSQPDIVSCNDLIVGLCRIGDLDAARKVFDGMADRNVVSWSVMVDGYARNGSLGIAQELFDAMPERNRFCWNSLISGYLRCGHVEVARRIFDRMRTQRGVVTWTAMISGYVQNSQYKEALDLFLEMQVAGVPPNKVTIVSVLPAVTELGALDQGRWIHAYLDKMGVEVDSVLASALVVMYSNCGCIGDAIYVFEKLEHKQLSAWNSIISGLAAHGRGRDALHLFYRMQDDFQMIPNDITFTAILSACSHAGLVEEGRRLFHLFTERYKLKPNIRHYGCMVDALARAGCLKEAVEFVETMPVQPNSVIWKSLISACRIHKNVGLADRIWRKITESGLRDSGACVLMSNILKDVGRPDDAGKVRKQMNDLQVKKVAGCSWLELDGVIHEFLSGRESFHAQGMQIRSLLYEMQEMIKLEEYNIDNLN from the coding sequence ATGTCGACGCCATTGCCTCAGCATCAACTGTTCGTTCCATCTCGCCCGCAACGGCAACGCGGAAGCCCTCGTGCGACAAGGGTTCGTGGGAGGACTCTCCCCGCGCTTCTCACAACCGGAAGAACACCCGAAGGAAACAATCCTCCTCCCGACCCAACCGTCGACTTCCATCGGCTTCTCTCTTCGGGGACCCTCGAGCCTGAACATATCGCCTTCCCTTCCCTGTTCAAAACCTGCTGCGGCCTCCGCGCCGCCGAGGAAGGGCGGCAGCTCCATGGGCAGGCCGTCAAAAGAGGCCTCCTCCTCTCGGACGTCTTCGTTCAGAGATCCCTGCTCAGGATGTACGCTAGGTTTCTTGCTTGTGATGACGCGCTCAAGGTGTTCGAACGATGCTCCCAACCGGACATCGTCTCTTGCAACGATTTGATCGTGGGGTTGTGTAGGATCGGGGATTTGGATGCTGCAAGAAAGGTGTTCGATGGAATGGCTGATAGGAATGTGGTATCTTGGAGCGTCATGGTTGATGGGTACGCGAGGAACGGGTCGCTGGGGATTGCACAGGAGCTCTTCGATGCGATGCCCGAGAGGAACCGGTTCTGTTGGAACTCGTTGATTTCTGGGTATTTGAGATGCGGTCACGTTGAGGTTGCTCGAAGGATCTTTGATCGAATGAGGACTCAGAGGGGTGTCGTCACTTGGACGGCTATGATTTCGGGCTATGTGCAGAATTCACAGTATAAGGAGGCATTGGACCTGTTCCTCGAGATGCAAGTCGCGGGCGTCCCGCCGAACAAAGTCACCATTGTGAGCGTCCTTCCGGcagtcacggagcttggtgctcttGATCAGGGGCGATGGATACATGCCTATTTGGACAAGATGGGTGTAGAAGTCGACTCGGTACTTGCATCCGCTCTCGTGGTTATGTACTCCAACTGTGGCTGCATTGGGGATGCCATTTACGTCTTCGAGAAGCTCGAGCACAAGCAGTTGTCAGCTTGGAACTCCATCATCTCAGGCCTTGCAGCTCACGGTCGTGGAAGAGATGCCCTCCACCTGTTCTACAGAATGCAGGATGACTTCCAAATGATCCCCAACGATATCACGTTTACTGCCATTTTAAGTGCTTGCAGCCATGCAGGTCTTGTCGAGGAGGGACGCAGACTGTTCCATCTCTTTACGGAGCGTTACAAGTTGAAACCAAACATAAGACACTACGGGTGCATGGTTGATGCCTTGGCACGTGCGGGGTGTCTAAAAGAGGCCGTGGAGTTTGTGGAGACTATGCCGGTCCAGCCTAATTCTGTCATCTGGAAGTCGCTAATCAGTGCTTGCAGAATTCACAAGAACGTTGGACTGGCTGACCGTATATGGAGAAAGATTACTGAATCGGGTCTTCGAGACAGTGGTGCTTGCGTTTTGATGTCTAATATCCTCAAGGATGTTGGTCGACCTGATGACGCAGGCAAAGTGAGAAAGCAGATGAATGATTTGCAGGTGAAAAAGGTTGCAGGCTGCAGTTGGCTTGAATTGGATGGAGTGATTCATGAATTCTTGTCGGGCAGAGAGAGCTTTCATGCTCAAGGCATGCAGATTCGTAGTTTGTTATACGAGATGCAGGAGATGATCAAACTGGAGGAATATAATATAGATAACTTGAATTAG
- the LOC135607326 gene encoding membrane magnesium transporter-like codes for MRVGFMVGILGGILLAHAGYATIQYRGMLKIVEEEFSRPPMNVVVELLLGLAFCIWAALAAPAKFRSIHPDSEENRIVSLPTNLDFMIFNHRGKVFPCNAEYKLKK; via the exons ATGAGAGTTGGATTCATGGTTGGGATCCTCGGAGGCATCCTCCTTGCCCACGCTGGCTATGCCACCATCCAAT ACAGAGGGATGCTGAAGATCGTGGAAGAAGAGTTCTCGCGTCCTCCGATGAAC GTTGTGGTCGAGCTACTACTGGGGTTGGCTTTCTGCATATGGGCGGCTCTGGCGGCTCCTGCAAAATTTAGATCCATACATCCTGATTCTGAAGAAAATAG GATCGTGTCCTTACCAACAAACCTGGATTTCATGATCTTCAATCACCGTGGCAAAGTGTTTCCGTGTAATGCGGAGTACAAGTTGAAAAAGTAG